Within the Miscanthus floridulus cultivar M001 chromosome 17, ASM1932011v1, whole genome shotgun sequence genome, the region CTGTTGCTAATATCACGACTCATTTAGGCAAGAAGGTTTATCACTCTCATCGATGAGTTGTACAATCATCACTGCCGCCTTATATGCCTAGCTGCCTCATCCATTGATGATCTTTTCCAAGGAACTGAGGTTGTCAAGGGCGTCAAACCCTCGGATAGCTGGCCCTCGGCTACGCAACTCGTAGCCTCGGAAAgtcgtcttctccggcgaggttgcCCCTGCCGCAGGCTTAGTTGAGAGAAGGAGATAGGAGATTAGATGGTAATATTTTTCTTAATCCCAATTGTTTGCGGAAGTACCGATAAATAGGCCAGCCTGCCTAACCAACTTGGCAACAAACTATTCCTAGAAATAACCTCTCCTAGACTTAAGGGAATAAAAAGGAAACTAATCTCTCTTTCCTCTCAGCCACTCGCGCTGGCCTCCTCCCGCGCGGCTGCTGCGCTGATCGCGCGCTCTGTGGCGCGCCGCACGTCACGCGCCCGTCGGCGCCTGGTATACGTGCGTCCCCACATGACAGAGGAAGGACCCCTTTTTGATTTAGAGAGGTAACTCGATAACCCTTTCCTGATCATGTAACGCTGTTTTTTCAAACACTATGAACTGAAAATATGTCTCAGTGAGCTTTGTCATATATGCTGGTTCTGCTGTGGGTTGTGGAGAGAATGTTtctatcttttctttttctttttctttttctttttaaaagCAAAGGCAGAAGACCTGCTATCCATTAAAGATAGAGAAGAGTTTACAACAATTACAAAGGCCTCAAGCAAAATACCATGACAAAAGAGACTATTTGATTGTTAGGGGTTAATGTTTCTGGTCGTCTGCAATGGAATGCAGAAGACTGAATTTGAATCGCACAAGTTTCACATGAACGGTCATGCTATGCAGTTTTCAGTTTGAAACCGAGTCTGAAGGGACAAAGCTAAGGAGGGATGTTTTAGCGGAAGGCAATGTTGGCTTAGGACCGTCTACGACCGGCCTTGTGGCAATATTGTCTGGTCAAGAAGAGATGTTTGCGTTCCGCAGGGCGGTATGTACCGGATCTTGTTATTATCATTGTTATGTACGAAATAGTTGCTGCTTGCCTCAGATGATTCATGAGCACTGATGAAGTTATGTTAGACTAGGGTCTTTGAGAAAGGCGTGTTTTATCGGCATGATtatttcttcttacctttgtgaCTGGAAACAAGATGCAGTAGACATCCACTTATACTGATTTTGTACCTTTAGTTGCGTTAATTCAGGCACACCTTGTTTTGCAGATATCACGGCTTATAGAAATGCAGACTCCGCTGTATCTGGAGCGTGTGCAAGATGTACATCCCTCATTCCGACTGCAGTGTCCTCCTGGTCTTGCAAGCAATAGGCCTGCAGTTCCTCAGCCTGCTCCGGCGGTTTGACAGCCTCGCTATACCATTGCTTTATTTCAAATTCCGTGTGAGAAGGCAATAAAACCAACCAGAGCAGTGAGACATTGTAAATGATTATATAGAAATGCTGCGATTATTAATAATTGAGTTAAAATTTGCCGTTGCCTAGGCCTGAGGCATTTGTTTCCGCTGAATGATgcattttctctttcttcttcttttttgagcAAGAATGATGCATTTTCTGTTCAAAGTAAGATGACAAGATCCAATCACGAAATCATTTAACCGTACACCATAAAATTATAGCTCTCAATTTTTAACTGTGTCCAAGTCtatagaaaaatatatcttaTAGTGTAAAATTAATTTCATTAACCTGTCATTGAAGAATTGCGTTTATTTAAACATGTAATGATATATCTTTCTAAAAATCTTTCCTTAAAATATTGCATTTATTTGTACTTGTaaatgttagcatattttttccTTCTAAAAGTCAAAACTAAAAAAATGGGCTAAATAATGGACTAGTTTTTTTACATACACAGCTACAGTAGCCCCTCCCATGGATCGTCCCTCCGAAACCGCAACCACTCCCATCCAACCGTCCATTCCCCTGCCGATCGGACCGTCCATTGGCCCCGCACGCGGATCGACGGGCCCACCACACGcattccctctctctccctccccgcgCGCGCGCGCTTTAAAAGCATCCCGCCTCGCTTCGCATTTGGCATCCACACACCGATTGCCTCTCAACTCTCAAGCTCTTTCTCGATCTCGAAGCGCAGCAGCAGCAACCGCCGGCGGCCATGGACGTGAGCGGAGCAGGAGCCGGCGGGAAGGCGAAGAAGGGTGCGGCGGGGCGCAAGGCCGGCGGGCCGAGGAAGAAGTCGGTGTCGCGGTCCGTCAAGGCCGGGCTGCAGTTCCCCGTCGGCCGCATCGGGCGGTACCTCAAGAAGGGCCGGTACGCGCAGCGCGTCGGCACGGGCGCCCCCGTCTACCTCGCCGCCGTCCTCGAGTACCTCGCCGCCGAGGTGCTGGAGCTGGCCGGCAACGCTGCCAGGGACAACAAGAAGACGCGCATCATCCCGCGCCACGTGCTCTTGGCCATCCGCAACGACGAGGAGCTCGGCAAGCTGCTGGCCGGCGTCACCATCGCCCACGGCGGCGTCCTCCCCAACATCCACTCTGTGCTCCTCCCCAAGAAGGTGGCCGAGAAGGCGGCCAAGGAGCCCAAGACGCCCAAGAAGGCCGCCAAGTCCCCCAAGAAGGCCTAGAGTGCTTTCCTCTCTTAGAGGGAGGCTGCTCTGTTAGCCATTACCATTAGCACCGTCCTGCTAGATTAGATCATGTTTAGTGTACCTCTGTAACGTTCTTGTACTTGCTGCCAGCTGGAATGGTTTATCTAGTACTAGTACATCTGTGCATTTTCGTTGGTTGGAACAAGATTTCAGAGACCAGAGTTTGCAAACTGTTCAGTTTTGTTTCTTGCCCATGTTTGCAATTTGAGCGCATTAATCCACTTAACAGTATGGGATGGTAATCATCTAACTAATCTGTGTTGCATGTCAGCATCTTGTTTGTGTTCAGTAAGTAAACTATAAGCTTCCTTTTGAAAAAGCTGAAGATAAGGAGCATGATGGTGTATGGGTATATGATAAAAGGGGATTTTCTTGACAAGTTGGTTACATGGGTACGAGCAAAAGTTCCTCTAGAGAACCTGACCCTCCAGGTTATTACTCCTGTATGAGCTCGACTATACTGGATTTTTTCTAACATCTATTTGTtcattaaggccttgtttagttcctcctcaAAACTTTACACCTTATCTTaacgaatgtttggacacatgtatgcagtattaaatatagacaaaaaataactaattgcacagattgcgagTACTTTACGAGACAAATTTTGTAAGCCTAATtggcccatgatttgacaatgtggtgctacagtaacacatgtacTAATGactgattaattaggcttaataaattcgtctcgcggtttactgacggattatgtaatttgttttttttattagtatcctaacaccccatgcgacacctcATGTAACATCCGAACTGGGCTAGGTACGATGAGCGGGCGATGAAAGTCATGAAAATTGGTAAGTTGGTCAATGGAATCCAGTCGAAAGATCAAGAAAGCAAAGCATAAGGAGAGAAGATATCCTACATTACATATGTGATTTTGTTGAGTCATTTTTTTCGTACTCTTTTCCGCAGGAAGATCAAAAATGGGAATTGCTTTGAATGACCTAGCGTCCGTCGTCTTGTCCCGAAGAAGGTTTTTTTGGTGCGGAGAAAGGAATGGGAAAGTAAAGTATTTCGGACTAGGTTTTGTAGAGTATTATTTTGTGCTGAATAAACCGATGACTTTGCTGTTAATTTATCACCTTTGTCAAAGTCTCGGCAATTAAGTGGAGGGCTATGTTCAATAAAATAGGCCGGGGTCGATTTCTACATTGAATTTCAtagtgctggtttgttatgaaaggaaaatattgtaccatgggtGATAAGccttggctgaaaccaacaagcgaacggcTGATGAATTATATGTCTATGGAAATGTTGTAAGTGGTAAACTACCAGATCCTTGTACATGCAACATGCACAAAAGAAGCTTCTAGTCTGGTTAGTTGGATCCATTCTGATTTCTGCTTATTACTTTTACAGCTGTCCTGAAAATGACAGGTAAAATGCTTCTATTGGTCCATTGTCCTACATTTTTTATGAAAACTTACTCATTAGCTTAAGGCATTTTTATGAAAACTACCGGGAGCAAGTGACAGTGCTAATGTTTTTACGTTTTCTGAATGATTATTCCATCACTTGTACTAATCTCAAGGCACAACCTGTACATTGGTAAGACAATGGGATGGGGCCAATGTAGGTGTTATCAAACACGACACAGGAGAAGGTTTCACTTTCATGAGGTAATCTGTTTAGAAATACCTATGACTGTTCAATCATCCAGTCTTAGTTGTGATCTTGCATAGCACTGGAGTACTCTTTGATGCAGGCCATGCTTTAAATAGACGATCATATGCATGACATATGGAAGAGACATCATGACGAAAATCTATTCGCTCAAGTGCTTTCAGTTGGATATCAAGCCTCCCTTTTGATGTGAAAATTAAGGAGTGGATGATTGGGGAGAGAAGTACCAACAAGATTACAAGAGGAAGAGAAAAAGCATATCCTTTTGGCTGTTGCTTACCAGTTTTTGGTTGACAGACAGGCAAATAAAACTGCAACAAGCATTCCATGCATGCTTTGACGAGATACAGATATTAATACATTGAAGTG harbors:
- the LOC136517272 gene encoding probable histone H2A.5 → MDVSGAGAGGKAKKGAAGRKAGGPRKKSVSRSVKAGLQFPVGRIGRYLKKGRYAQRVGTGAPVYLAAVLEYLAAEVLELAGNAARDNKKTRIIPRHVLLAIRNDEELGKLLAGVTIAHGGVLPNIHSVLLPKKVAEKAAKEPKTPKKAAKSPKKA